In the Methylomonas rhizoryzae genome, one interval contains:
- a CDS encoding sensor histidine kinase → MRKPQSLRAQLLLRLTVPLTVVVMLDAAVSYFIALHYADLVYDRWLLDSAKSLAQQVEEQKDKTSFELPPDAVEVFRWDAMDKTFFKIESATGEFVSGDKGFPSSAPTLFTKQEPFYYDGEIQGQRVRIVSVQPRRAADESGDVLVSVAETLNKRRSMMNEILFAVVLPQILLVLITGLHIWTGINRGLRPLNDLAKLIAQRSARDLNPIPDAGVPLEVRSLTHTINALLHRLSANLQSQQRFIENAAHQLRTPLAGLKVHAERALLTDNIESMKPALTHIKHSADRVTHLSTQLLVLARSESILQSAREFKATDLAELARNCAMDWVPKALERTIELGFDAPAQIVRVAGDATLLRELLSNLLDNAIDYGKPGGYIGVKIQATPKPSLIVEDDGPGIQANELDKIFERFYRIPGSPGEGCGLGLAIVKEIAELHAARIQIGAGHGGRGTRIEIGFESLTET, encoded by the coding sequence ATGCGTAAACCGCAAAGCTTACGGGCCCAGCTGTTATTGCGCCTGACGGTGCCGTTGACTGTCGTCGTCATGCTGGATGCCGCGGTGTCATACTTCATCGCCCTGCATTATGCAGACCTGGTCTACGACCGCTGGTTATTGGATTCGGCCAAATCATTGGCTCAACAAGTCGAGGAGCAAAAAGACAAAACCAGTTTCGAATTGCCGCCCGATGCCGTCGAAGTCTTTCGCTGGGATGCCATGGATAAAACCTTTTTCAAAATCGAATCGGCGACGGGAGAGTTCGTATCCGGCGACAAGGGATTTCCCAGCTCGGCGCCGACCCTATTCACCAAGCAGGAACCTTTTTACTATGACGGGGAAATCCAGGGCCAAAGGGTTCGCATCGTTTCTGTACAGCCCCGCCGCGCCGCTGACGAATCAGGCGACGTGCTGGTCTCGGTCGCGGAAACGCTCAACAAACGCCGCAGCATGATGAATGAAATTCTATTTGCAGTGGTGTTGCCGCAAATTTTGTTGGTATTGATTACCGGTTTGCACATCTGGACCGGCATCAACCGCGGACTCCGGCCTTTAAACGACTTGGCCAAACTCATCGCCCAACGTTCCGCGAGAGACTTAAATCCCATTCCGGATGCCGGCGTGCCGCTGGAAGTCCGTTCGCTGACGCACACCATCAATGCTTTGCTGCACAGACTGAGCGCCAATCTGCAGAGCCAGCAGCGATTCATTGAAAATGCCGCCCATCAATTACGCACCCCGTTGGCCGGTTTGAAGGTGCACGCGGAACGGGCATTATTGACGGATAACATCGAAAGCATGAAGCCGGCCCTGACGCATATCAAGCACTCGGCGGACCGCGTCACTCATTTGAGCACGCAATTATTGGTGTTGGCCCGCTCCGAATCGATATTGCAAAGCGCGCGGGAATTTAAAGCGACGGACTTGGCCGAACTCGCTCGCAACTGTGCGATGGACTGGGTACCCAAGGCTTTAGAACGCACTATCGAATTGGGCTTTGACGCGCCGGCACAAATCGTCCGGGTAGCCGGCGATGCAACGCTGTTGCGAGAATTACTCAGCAATCTCTTGGATAACGCCATTGATTACGGCAAGCCGGGCGGGTATATCGGGGTAAAAATCCAGGCAACGCCGAAACCAAGCTTGATTGTCGAAGACGATGGCCCCGGTATTCAAGCAAACGAGCTGGACAAAATTTTCGAGCGCTTTTATCGCATCCCTGGCAGTCCCGGCGAAGGTTGCGGGCTGGGCTTGGCCATCGTCAAGGAAATCGCCGAACTGCACGCCGCGCGGATACAGATAGGCGCCGGCCACGGCGGCCGCGGCACCCGCATTGAAATCGGGTTTGAATCGCTAACCGAGACTTAA
- a CDS encoding response regulator — translation MRILLVEDDAALGDGLSRSLSDWGFDVTLAVTGTYAGSALCTQPYDMLILDLGLPDLDGRELLRQLRARKSAIPVLILTARDGLSDRIGGLELGADDYMTKPFELRELEARIRALLRRSLGGYGHDIGYGRLRLDTRNLQLSVDGLPMLLPPREYGVLEALLLNAGHVVSKDSIAQRLADRAEELADNAIEVYVHRLRKRLVPLGIGIRTVRGLGYLLEQSKDA, via the coding sequence ATGCGAATTTTATTAGTCGAAGACGATGCGGCATTGGGCGACGGCCTTTCCCGCAGTCTTAGCGATTGGGGGTTCGACGTTACGCTGGCCGTGACCGGCACTTATGCGGGTAGTGCATTGTGTACCCAGCCTTACGACATGCTTATACTCGATTTGGGACTGCCGGACCTAGACGGACGCGAACTGTTGCGGCAGCTAAGAGCCCGCAAGTCGGCCATTCCGGTATTGATACTCACCGCCCGCGACGGCCTGAGCGACCGCATCGGCGGTTTGGAGCTGGGCGCCGACGATTATATGACCAAGCCCTTCGAATTGCGGGAGCTGGAGGCCAGAATCCGAGCCTTGCTGCGGCGCAGTCTCGGCGGCTACGGCCACGACATCGGCTACGGCCGCTTGCGCCTGGACACCCGTAATCTACAACTTAGCGTGGATGGCCTGCCTATGCTATTGCCGCCGCGGGAATACGGCGTGCTGGAAGCCTTGTTGTTAAACGCCGGGCACGTGGTGAGCAAGGATAGCATTGCCCAACGCCTTGCCGATCGTGCGGAAGAACTGGCGGACAACGCCATTGAAGTTTACGTGCATAGGCTACGCAAACGCCTTGTACCGCTGGGGATAGGCATAAGAACGGTGCGCGGACTCGGCTACCTTCTGGAGCAAAGCAAGGATGCGTAA